The following are from one region of the Ruficoccus sp. ZRK36 genome:
- a CDS encoding glycosyltransferase family 9 protein, translating to MLRPELPGAASAFYGRILNAVKWLRRIKSQRAYNRLRGHMPGAEATRAYKRVIFKPDRLGDLLLSSASIRAACGNHPPEQCLLIVSEVAEPLAEILLPGFPRLAIPFDCRPRKEQEKCAKIRAQLSAIACDELICLRHQRSDFFSLCLSWIQAKSIHALALPSSQDEDWLRKSESGWLKPLVFTPPTTPTQPTELYRHLAVLSQISPAPANVEALLPQMPAPEDTNATLIVSPLGSEPIRDIPPELLLQLVAPFTADRIDLLRLCGSPSQENKLTELAAFLREKRPDLKTEVSCRASLKAFVEQVGQAHAVVSTDTFTAHLATALDKRAFIVLAGGQFGQWGPWTRSARQVWLHHRLPCYGCDWECPYPVPRCVHEIDVRAFAEQMRTALDT from the coding sequence ATGCTGCGACCTGAACTGCCCGGCGCAGCCAGCGCCTTTTACGGGCGCATCCTGAACGCTGTGAAGTGGTTGAGAAGAATCAAAAGCCAACGGGCCTATAACAGGCTGCGTGGGCACATGCCCGGTGCTGAAGCTACGCGTGCGTATAAACGGGTGATCTTCAAGCCCGACCGCCTGGGCGACCTGCTACTGTCATCGGCCAGTATCCGCGCGGCCTGTGGTAATCATCCTCCTGAGCAGTGCCTGCTCATCGTCTCCGAGGTGGCAGAGCCCCTGGCAGAGATACTTCTGCCGGGGTTTCCCCGACTCGCCATCCCCTTTGACTGTCGGCCGCGCAAGGAACAGGAAAAATGCGCTAAGATCCGCGCTCAACTCAGTGCCATCGCCTGCGACGAGCTCATCTGCCTGCGCCACCAGCGCAGCGACTTCTTTTCACTTTGTTTGAGCTGGATACAGGCGAAAAGCATTCACGCCCTCGCCCTGCCCTCCAGTCAGGACGAAGACTGGCTACGCAAGAGCGAATCCGGGTGGCTGAAGCCGCTGGTATTTACACCCCCTACAACCCCCACGCAGCCGACCGAACTGTACCGCCACCTGGCGGTGCTCTCGCAGATCTCACCCGCCCCAGCGAATGTCGAGGCCCTCCTCCCGCAAATGCCAGCCCCTGAGGATACGAACGCGACCCTGATCGTATCTCCTCTGGGCTCCGAGCCGATCCGCGACATCCCGCCCGAGCTACTCCTTCAGCTCGTCGCTCCCTTTACTGCGGACCGCATCGACCTGCTTCGTCTCTGCGGTAGCCCCTCCCAGGAAAACAAACTTACGGAGCTGGCAGCGTTTCTGCGCGAAAAGCGTCCCGACCTGAAAACCGAGGTCTCCTGCCGGGCCAGCCTGAAAGCCTTCGTCGAGCAGGTCGGCCAGGCGCACGCGGTGGTCAGCACCGATACCTTTACCGCCCACCTCGCCACCGCCCTGGACAAACGCGCCTTCATCGTGTTGGCAGGGGGCCAATTCGGCCAGTGGGGACCCTGGACGCGCTCAGCCCGCCAGGTCTGGCTCCATCACCGCCTCCCCTGTTACGGCTGCGACTGGGAGTGCCCCTACCCGGTCCCGCGCTGCGTCCACGAGATCGACGTCCGCGCCTTTGCCGAGCAGATGCGGACCGCGCTGGACACTTGA
- a CDS encoding HAD-IA family hydrolase: MSIFENIRAITFDVAGTLLDPHPSVGETYAAALALFGHHADSTELQRRFVRAFKQVNAGPRGGILNREGWSQIVELTFEGLCPPETLPELFEELWLGYARPTSWRMLPGVHEILGLLRERGYRLGILSNNDERLLGLLKALELDVYFDAVILSSVVGAGKPRREMFAAAEQALGVAPEHLLHIGDTPHEDIAGALNAGWRVVQVGKKSAFVNERGEPTPGVPRMDGLPELAASLAE; the protein is encoded by the coding sequence ATGAGTATTTTTGAAAACATCCGCGCCATCACCTTCGACGTGGCGGGTACTCTGCTGGACCCCCACCCCTCCGTGGGCGAGACCTATGCAGCCGCTCTGGCACTGTTTGGGCACCATGCGGACTCCACCGAGCTTCAGCGGCGCTTCGTACGGGCCTTTAAGCAGGTCAATGCCGGGCCGCGCGGAGGTATCCTCAACCGTGAGGGCTGGAGTCAGATCGTCGAGCTAACCTTCGAGGGCCTGTGCCCGCCGGAAACGCTCCCCGAGCTTTTCGAGGAACTATGGCTCGGCTACGCGCGGCCCACCAGCTGGCGGATGCTTCCCGGTGTGCACGAGATTCTGGGTCTGCTGCGCGAGCGTGGTTACCGGCTGGGCATCCTCTCGAACAATGACGAGCGCCTGCTGGGACTACTGAAGGCCCTGGAGCTGGACGTGTACTTTGACGCCGTCATCCTCTCCAGCGTCGTCGGAGCAGGGAAGCCACGCCGTGAGATGTTTGCCGCCGCCGAGCAGGCACTCGGGGTAGCCCCGGAGCATTTGCTGCATATCGGAGACACCCCGCACGAGGACATTGCCGGGGCGCTCAACGCCGGATGGCGCGTGGTGCAGGTGGGGAAGAAGTCAGCCTTCGTCAACGAGCGGGGCGAGCCCACTCCCGGCGTTCCGCGTATGGATGGTTTACCGGAACTGGCGGCAAGTCTTGCAGAGTGA
- the rpsO gene encoding 30S ribosomal protein S15 produces the protein MAEAVDKNKVIEEYKVHDKDTGSCEVQIALLTARVTHLTNHLRTHRKDFHSRRGLIAMTSRRRKLLNYLKRTQLDKYNEIIGRLGLRR, from the coding sequence ATGGCTGAAGCTGTAGACAAAAACAAAGTCATCGAAGAATACAAGGTACACGACAAGGATACCGGCTCATGTGAAGTGCAGATCGCGCTTCTGACCGCCCGCGTCACCCACCTCACCAACCACCTGCGCACGCACCGGAAGGACTTCCACTCGCGCCGCGGGCTGATCGCGATGACTTCGCGCCGCAGAAAACTCCTGAACTACCTGAAGCGTACCCAGCTCGATAAGTATAACGAGATCATCGGTCGCCTCGGTCTGCGCCGCTAG
- a CDS encoding glycosyltransferase, whose protein sequence is MSEPNGTHILFFEPRTEGHHMLWTGLIVEALADKGYTVTVAADLRENKALKILTEKHPHIAERSRFISLYGEDGELHGGAAIPALLHAYEQVQPDAVFVNSLDEFGSKLLRTAALGSNPLKAIRCGLSGIYHRPRFLEPGLSPRNLSKKIGFSRLDKAGLFKHVFLLDDTLIGRPTLEKFRTKFHYCPCPAEGEFTAPREEARERLGLPADVPVLLHYGLGARRKGLHLLLKALEKLPPATDYRLVVAGRQPADAEWLPALERLEKSGKGKVLNYYISSQEEADCLRASDLVTIPYLGHYGVANLLSQSALAERPVLASDHHLIGKTVENHQLGFTFKDQNETDLLRVLTEIFGTYPQWRDTFTPQLHAYARMVSVENFREVIQSVGY, encoded by the coding sequence ATGAGTGAGCCCAACGGCACCCACATTCTCTTCTTCGAGCCCCGCACGGAAGGGCACCACATGCTCTGGACCGGCCTCATCGTCGAGGCTCTCGCCGACAAGGGCTACACGGTCACCGTGGCCGCCGACCTGCGCGAGAACAAGGCCCTGAAAATCCTTACCGAGAAGCACCCGCACATCGCCGAGCGCAGCCGCTTCATCAGCCTCTATGGCGAGGACGGCGAGCTCCACGGCGGCGCGGCCATCCCCGCCCTGCTTCACGCCTATGAGCAAGTACAGCCCGACGCGGTTTTCGTTAACAGCCTCGATGAGTTTGGCTCGAAGCTCCTGCGCACTGCCGCTCTCGGGTCCAACCCGCTCAAGGCCATCCGCTGCGGCCTCTCCGGCATCTACCACCGCCCGCGCTTCCTGGAGCCGGGCCTGTCTCCGCGCAACCTGAGCAAAAAGATCGGCTTCTCCCGCCTCGATAAGGCCGGACTCTTCAAGCACGTCTTCCTGCTCGATGACACCCTCATCGGTCGCCCCACCCTGGAGAAGTTTCGCACGAAGTTCCACTACTGTCCGTGCCCAGCCGAGGGGGAGTTTACCGCCCCGCGCGAGGAAGCCCGCGAGCGTCTCGGTCTGCCCGCCGACGTCCCCGTACTCCTGCACTACGGGCTCGGCGCCCGCCGTAAGGGACTGCACCTTTTACTCAAGGCACTGGAAAAACTCCCGCCTGCGACGGACTACCGCCTCGTGGTGGCCGGACGCCAACCCGCCGATGCCGAGTGGCTCCCCGCCCTGGAACGGCTGGAAAAATCCGGCAAGGGCAAGGTGCTCAACTACTACATTTCCAGCCAGGAAGAGGCCGACTGCCTGCGCGCCTCGGACCTCGTCACCATCCCCTACCTCGGGCACTACGGCGTGGCCAACCTGCTCTCCCAGTCCGCTCTGGCCGAGCGCCCCGTACTGGCCAGCGACCATCACCTGATCGGTAAGACCGTGGAGAACCATCAGCTCGGCTTCACCTTCAAGGACCAGAACGAGACTGATCTGCTCCGCGTCCTGACCGAGATATTCGGCACCTACCCGCAGTGGCGCGACACCTTCACCCCACAGCTCCACGCCTACGCCCGGATGGTCAGCGTGGAGAACTTCCGCGAGGTCATTCAGTCGGTTGGGTATTAA
- a CDS encoding glycosyltransferase family 9 protein produces the protein MARIFSFFTVNVVSDSPDAAHFYEKIRQARKVLVLDLGFLGDTVQLIPACRRIRQALPEAELHVMVADHIKAVLRLTPWIDRVWGYPRFPKSESLLKDLPRVKQLRRGKFDAVINLNGSDRSSILTALSGAKHRLGRVPPKPALFWKWCFTDWVYAPFGQMPVWQARWNCLDGAGFPQAEPDFGAEIPAEVRASAAEKLGEAGEYLHISPFTTLDYKELPIPQLAAFLNQLNAESGRRLVISCAPNERECGKLRELRAALNFEPWRVFDGSLSLLEVAAAIAGAQLHIGGDSGAMHLAVMMDTPTFTWFRRYDNLVEWMPTGEKHWQVIGEASEQGLQGITPEAMLEKAREALAVL, from the coding sequence ATGGCGAGAATCTTCAGCTTCTTCACGGTGAATGTGGTTTCTGATAGCCCGGATGCGGCGCATTTTTATGAAAAGATCAGGCAGGCTCGCAAGGTGCTGGTGCTCGATCTGGGTTTTCTGGGTGATACCGTCCAACTGATACCCGCCTGCCGCCGTATCAGGCAAGCACTTCCTGAGGCCGAGCTGCACGTGATGGTGGCCGACCACATCAAGGCTGTGCTGCGGCTGACCCCGTGGATCGACCGCGTGTGGGGTTATCCGCGCTTTCCGAAGTCCGAGAGCCTGCTCAAGGACCTGCCCCGTGTGAAGCAGCTGAGACGGGGAAAATTTGACGCCGTTATCAACCTCAACGGCTCGGACCGCTCCAGTATCCTGACCGCTCTCAGCGGCGCGAAGCACCGGCTAGGGCGCGTCCCCCCGAAGCCCGCGCTGTTCTGGAAGTGGTGCTTCACGGACTGGGTGTACGCTCCATTTGGGCAAATGCCGGTCTGGCAGGCCCGCTGGAATTGCCTCGATGGGGCCGGGTTTCCGCAGGCGGAGCCGGACTTCGGGGCGGAAATCCCGGCTGAGGTCCGGGCGTCGGCAGCGGAAAAGCTGGGCGAGGCGGGCGAGTACCTGCACATCAGCCCCTTTACTACGCTCGACTATAAGGAGCTGCCCATCCCGCAGTTGGCGGCATTTTTGAACCAACTCAACGCCGAGTCCGGGCGGCGACTGGTTATCTCCTGCGCTCCCAACGAGCGCGAATGCGGCAAGCTGCGTGAACTGCGTGCAGCGTTGAATTTCGAGCCATGGCGGGTCTTTGACGGGAGCCTCTCGCTGCTGGAGGTGGCCGCCGCTATCGCCGGGGCACAGCTGCACATCGGGGGTGACTCCGGGGCCATGCACCTGGCTGTGATGATGGATACGCCGACCTTTACCTGGTTCCGGCGCTACGATAACCTCGTCGAGTGGATGCCCACCGGCGAAAAGCACTGGCAAGTCATCGGCGAAGCCAGTGAGCAGGGCCTGCAAGGCATTACGCCCGAAGCCATGCTGGAAAAGGCGCGGGAGGCGCTGGCCGTATTATGA
- a CDS encoding glycosyltransferase family 2 protein — translation MTTAPQKLPLSVCVIASNEADRIRRCLDSVKDLASEIVLVHNDCTDGTEAIARDEYGATLYEEPWHGHRDQKAIALSKATLPWVLCIDSDEVVSEKLAASIRAFVEADDPAFNGAYFPRKVWFLGRWITHGDWYPDHSLRLFRNGKGRWTGSREHDKIELDGQARKLDGDLLHFSFRDLNHQASKIAYFGDIFAERKAAKTKHWHTFPVIFRSFWRFFRAYFIRRGFLDGFPGFYIAFFQAFATFYRYSKIYEAKFVRAQEPPHE, via the coding sequence ATGACGACTGCCCCGCAAAAACTTCCGCTCAGCGTGTGCGTGATCGCCAGTAACGAGGCCGACCGCATCCGGCGCTGTCTGGACAGCGTCAAGGACCTGGCCAGCGAGATCGTGCTCGTCCACAACGACTGCACCGACGGCACCGAGGCCATCGCCCGCGACGAGTACGGCGCCACCCTCTACGAAGAGCCCTGGCACGGTCACCGTGACCAGAAGGCCATCGCTCTCTCCAAGGCCACCCTGCCCTGGGTCCTGTGTATCGACTCGGACGAAGTCGTTTCCGAAAAGCTCGCCGCCTCCATCCGCGCCTTTGTCGAGGCCGATGATCCGGCGTTTAATGGAGCGTATTTTCCCCGCAAGGTCTGGTTCCTCGGGCGCTGGATCACCCACGGGGACTGGTACCCGGACCACAGCCTGCGCCTGTTCCGCAACGGCAAGGGCCGCTGGACCGGCAGCCGTGAGCACGACAAAATCGAGCTCGACGGGCAAGCCCGTAAACTCGACGGTGACCTGCTCCACTTCAGCTTCCGTGACCTCAACCACCAGGCCAGCAAGATCGCCTACTTCGGGGACATCTTCGCCGAACGCAAGGCGGCCAAAACCAAGCACTGGCACACCTTCCCGGTGATCTTCCGCTCTTTCTGGCGCTTTTTCCGCGCCTACTTCATCCGGCGCGGGTTCCTCGACGGGTTCCCGGGCTTTTACATCGCGTTCTTCCAGGCCTTTGCCACGTTCTACCGCTACAGTAAGATCTACGAGGCCAAGTTTGTCCGCGCGCAGGAACCTCCCCATGAGTGA
- a CDS encoding glycosyltransferase — METIVAVFSYKRADKLRAVLDALKGQSIDKVYHFCDGARTPADQEAVEENRRLVQAFDPGCPQEVVLREKNLGLAANLVGGLNYVFERHETAIILEDDIVPRPGFFEYMSSALERFSDRKDIFSVSAAHELKGYPGELPELFLSRRFFCWGWASWADRWQAISEDVTAGVIPYKKYWEVPRHSGGDFPWLVRSHYLGRNANLWAFKVALHTMSREWTHVCCRDILVDNIGFDGTGENCPEDAEALASATMPAHRVDDMPEPETSPLIDAAVAAAHVVDEGSHCKRLRRRLSYYFMRLMGSGNA, encoded by the coding sequence ATGGAGACCATCGTAGCAGTTTTTTCTTACAAACGGGCAGATAAGCTCCGGGCCGTTCTGGACGCCCTGAAGGGGCAGTCGATCGACAAAGTTTATCATTTTTGCGATGGGGCACGGACACCGGCCGACCAGGAGGCCGTCGAGGAAAACCGCCGTCTAGTGCAGGCTTTCGATCCCGGCTGCCCGCAGGAGGTTGTCCTGCGCGAGAAAAACCTCGGCCTTGCGGCAAATCTCGTGGGTGGGCTCAACTACGTCTTTGAGCGGCATGAGACGGCAATCATCCTGGAGGATGATATTGTTCCGAGGCCGGGCTTCTTTGAGTATATGAGCAGCGCGTTAGAGCGTTTTTCGGACCGTAAAGACATCTTCTCCGTCTCTGCCGCCCATGAACTCAAAGGCTACCCTGGGGAGTTGCCGGAGCTGTTTCTGAGTCGACGTTTTTTCTGCTGGGGGTGGGCCAGCTGGGCGGACCGCTGGCAGGCGATCAGCGAGGATGTTACCGCTGGGGTCATCCCCTACAAAAAGTATTGGGAGGTGCCCAGGCATAGTGGTGGTGACTTTCCGTGGTTGGTCAGGAGTCATTACCTGGGCCGAAATGCTAACCTGTGGGCTTTCAAGGTTGCCCTTCATACCATGTCACGAGAGTGGACGCATGTCTGCTGCCGTGATATCCTGGTGGACAACATTGGTTTCGACGGCACGGGTGAGAATTGCCCGGAGGATGCCGAAGCTTTGGCATCTGCGACCATGCCTGCGCACCGGGTCGATGATATGCCCGAGCCGGAGACTTCACCGCTGATTGATGCAGCTGTGGCCGCGGCTCATGTGGTCGATGAGGGGAGCCATTGCAAGCGTCTCCGGCGCCGGCTATCCTACTACTTTATGCGGCTTATGGGCTCCGGGAACGCTTGA
- a CDS encoding polyribonucleotide nucleotidyltransferase, giving the protein MKQKYSVTAGDLGITISTGTIAKQASGAVTISLGETEVFVSATAATTMRPGQDFFPLTVDYREKFSAAGRFPGGYFKREGRPSEKEILTSRLCDRPLRPLFPKGFLNEVQVIGILMTTDLVNEPDVLMVNGASAALMCSDVPWNGPIGCVRLGEIDGEFVVNPTNEQMFESTLDLIYVGNEKEMMMIEGSADQMEDDRFVAALEFAHQAIQPIIAAQKDLAAQVAKTKKEFELHNAKPEILEMCREQTAGKLSEAVFQDKKQDREAAVNALKDACSEFVKEKVGEEEFDENQISMAFEVLQEEVYRQNILDSGKRVDGRGPEDLRPILCETDVLPRVHGSALFQRGETQSVVNITLGTSRDTQDLDGLTGGPRSKSFILHYNFPPFSVGECGRFTGPGRREIGHGALAERSLLPVLPAEDEFPYAIRVVSDIMESNGSTSMASVCGGTLALMDAGVPITAPVAGISCGLVTKTDESGTINQHVILTDILGAEDHFGDMDFKICGTSEGITGFQLDLKIQGLPFEIAKEAVKRNKIARDQILGFITEAIATPNSELKEYAPRIETLQIDPEKIGMLIGPGGKNIKRITEITGAQLDIAEDNSGKVFVFATDGESMARAVKEVEMVTAEIEEGKTYKGIVRSTKEFGAFVECLPGQEGLVHVSELADFRVEKVEDVCKVGDEIVVKCIGRDDRGKVRLSRRAALAEAQGIPYEPKPKPERSGGDRGGRGRGGDRGRGGRGDRRPRD; this is encoded by the coding sequence ATGAAGCAAAAATACTCGGTCACCGCTGGTGACCTCGGAATCACTATCTCGACGGGCACCATCGCCAAGCAGGCCAGCGGCGCCGTCACTATCTCCCTGGGGGAAACGGAAGTTTTCGTCAGTGCCACCGCCGCCACCACGATGCGGCCCGGCCAGGACTTCTTCCCCCTTACGGTCGACTACCGCGAAAAGTTCTCCGCTGCCGGGCGTTTCCCGGGTGGGTACTTCAAGCGTGAAGGACGCCCCTCCGAAAAGGAAATCCTGACCTCGCGCCTTTGCGACCGCCCCCTGCGCCCGCTTTTCCCCAAGGGCTTCCTGAATGAAGTACAGGTCATCGGTATCCTGATGACGACCGACCTCGTTAACGAGCCGGACGTCCTCATGGTCAACGGCGCCTCCGCCGCCCTGATGTGCTCCGATGTACCGTGGAACGGCCCCATCGGCTGCGTCCGCCTCGGCGAGATCGACGGCGAGTTCGTCGTCAACCCGACCAACGAGCAGATGTTCGAGTCCACCCTGGACCTCATCTACGTCGGTAACGAAAAGGAAATGATGATGATCGAAGGCTCGGCCGACCAGATGGAGGACGACCGCTTCGTCGCCGCTCTGGAGTTCGCCCATCAGGCCATTCAGCCCATCATCGCCGCCCAGAAGGACCTCGCCGCCCAGGTCGCCAAGACCAAGAAGGAATTCGAGCTGCACAACGCCAAGCCCGAGATCCTCGAAATGTGCCGCGAGCAGACCGCTGGTAAGCTCTCCGAAGCCGTTTTCCAGGACAAGAAGCAGGACCGCGAGGCCGCTGTTAATGCCCTCAAGGATGCCTGCTCCGAGTTCGTAAAGGAAAAGGTCGGCGAAGAAGAGTTCGACGAGAACCAGATCTCCATGGCCTTTGAAGTCCTCCAGGAGGAAGTCTACCGCCAGAACATCCTCGACTCCGGCAAGCGTGTTGACGGCCGCGGTCCTGAAGACCTGCGTCCGATCCTCTGCGAAACCGACGTGCTCCCGCGCGTCCACGGTTCAGCCCTCTTCCAGCGCGGTGAAACCCAGAGCGTCGTTAACATCACGCTCGGTACCAGCCGTGACACCCAGGATCTCGACGGCCTCACCGGCGGTCCCCGCTCGAAGTCGTTCATCCTGCACTACAACTTCCCGCCCTTCTCCGTCGGCGAGTGCGGCCGCTTCACCGGCCCCGGCCGTCGTGAAATCGGCCACGGTGCCCTGGCTGAGCGTTCGCTCCTGCCCGTGCTCCCCGCTGAGGACGAGTTCCCCTACGCCATCCGCGTGGTCTCCGACATCATGGAGTCCAACGGCTCGACCTCCATGGCCTCCGTCTGTGGTGGTACCCTCGCCCTGATGGACGCCGGTGTGCCGATCACCGCCCCGGTTGCCGGTATCTCCTGCGGCCTCGTCACCAAGACTGACGAAAGCGGCACGATCAACCAGCACGTCATCCTGACGGACATCCTCGGCGCCGAGGACCACTTCGGCGACATGGACTTCAAGATCTGCGGCACCTCCGAAGGCATCACGGGCTTCCAGCTCGACCTGAAGATCCAGGGCCTGCCCTTCGAGATCGCCAAGGAAGCCGTCAAGCGCAACAAGATTGCCCGCGACCAGATCCTCGGTTTCATCACCGAAGCCATCGCCACTCCGAACAGCGAGCTGAAGGAATACGCCCCGCGTATTGAAACCCTCCAGATCGACCCGGAAAAGATCGGCATGCTCATCGGCCCCGGCGGTAAGAACATCAAGCGCATCACCGAAATCACCGGTGCCCAGCTCGATATCGCCGAGGACAACAGCGGTAAGGTCTTCGTCTTCGCCACCGATGGCGAAAGCATGGCCCGCGCCGTCAAGGAAGTCGAAATGGTCACGGCTGAAATCGAAGAAGGTAAGACCTACAAGGGTATCGTCCGCTCCACCAAGGAGTTTGGCGCCTTCGTCGAATGTCTGCCCGGCCAGGAAGGCCTCGTCCACGTTTCCGAGCTGGCCGACTTCCGCGTCGAAAAGGTCGAGGACGTCTGCAAGGTTGGCGACGAGATCGTCGTCAAGTGCATCGGTCGTGACGACCGCGGCAAGGTTCGCCTGAGCCGCCGCGCCGCTCTCGCTGAAGCCCAGGGCATCCCCTACGAGCCCAAGCCCAAGCCCGAACGCTCCGGTGGTGACCGTGGCGGCCGTGGCCGTGGTGGCGATCGTGGGCGTGGTGGCCGTGGCGACCGCCGCCCCCGCGACTAG
- a CDS encoding glycosyltransferase family 9 protein, with amino-acid sequence MKKLKILAIKFKYLGDVIIMLPSLRMLRRQWPEAELHVLVAAEAAPFLQGLDWIDRVWSFPRTRGKVRLSACWPQIRQLRAEKFDRSVDFVGNDRGAIVSRLIGAKERLGVFAPKGFAGRKWCYSTTVEELDLTRHEVVRDAHVLSGWDVPFLAEECVPHLAAPAPSPEAEQLLPAGTVLCHLSTSQPKKEWPATRWAELGQQLSAAGHPVAFTAGPSEREQALLDELRQADPQANILPRFATLDLFIATVARARLFISPDTAPLHIAAGLGVPTLGLFGPSAASRWAPLGPANRHLQGGLCPCSGHLHTCAQPQRCLDGISVAQACETALEMLAR; translated from the coding sequence GTGAAGAAGCTGAAGATTCTCGCCATTAAGTTCAAGTATCTTGGTGACGTAATTATCATGCTTCCGTCACTGCGCATGCTCCGGCGTCAATGGCCCGAGGCCGAGCTGCATGTGCTGGTCGCCGCCGAGGCCGCCCCCTTTCTGCAAGGGCTGGACTGGATTGACCGGGTCTGGAGCTTTCCGCGCACCCGGGGAAAAGTGCGCCTCAGCGCCTGCTGGCCCCAGATCCGCCAGCTACGCGCGGAGAAGTTTGACCGCTCGGTGGACTTCGTGGGTAACGACCGCGGGGCTATCGTCAGCCGCCTGATCGGCGCAAAGGAGCGCCTCGGGGTTTTCGCGCCGAAGGGCTTTGCGGGCCGCAAGTGGTGCTACAGCACCACGGTCGAGGAGCTCGATCTGACCCGCCACGAGGTCGTGCGCGATGCTCATGTCCTCAGCGGCTGGGACGTACCCTTCTTGGCCGAGGAATGCGTCCCGCATCTGGCAGCCCCGGCCCCCTCCCCTGAAGCCGAGCAACTCCTGCCCGCGGGAACCGTCCTGTGCCACCTCTCGACCAGTCAGCCGAAAAAGGAATGGCCCGCCACCCGCTGGGCCGAGCTCGGCCAGCAACTTTCCGCCGCCGGGCATCCGGTGGCCTTCACCGCCGGGCCGAGCGAACGCGAGCAGGCCCTGCTCGACGAGCTGCGCCAGGCCGATCCTCAGGCGAACATCCTGCCCCGCTTCGCCACGCTCGATCTCTTTATCGCCACCGTGGCCCGAGCCCGGCTCTTTATCTCGCCCGACACCGCCCCGCTACACATTGCCGCCGGACTGGGTGTGCCCACGCTGGGGCTTTTCGGCCCGAGCGCGGCCAGTCGCTGGGCTCCGCTCGGACCCGCCAACCGCCACCTGCAGGGCGGTCTCTGCCCCTGCTCCGGACACCTGCACACCTGCGCCCAGCCCCAGCGCTGCCTGGACGGCATTTCCGTCGCCCAAGCCTGCGAAACCGCCCTGGAGATGCTTGCCCGATGA
- a CDS encoding DUF721 domain-containing protein, whose product MHFRPDIEDLIASLRGIPGSRSRAKMRRTTSLDNLVEVLLERHQIGQDNIEDVIMQHWKEIVGERTAHRCRPQRIANGRKLIILAGSPVIRQELQFNQHRILRQIHRLPGCHTINEIAILNG is encoded by the coding sequence GTGCATTTCCGGCCCGACATTGAAGATCTGATCGCCAGCCTGCGCGGGATTCCCGGCAGCCGCTCGCGGGCCAAGATGCGCAGAACCACCTCGCTCGACAATCTGGTCGAGGTCCTGCTGGAGCGTCACCAGATCGGCCAGGACAACATCGAGGACGTGATCATGCAGCACTGGAAGGAGATCGTGGGCGAACGCACCGCACACCGTTGCCGTCCGCAGCGCATCGCCAATGGCCGCAAGCTGATCATCCTCGCCGGGAGCCCCGTCATTCGCCAGGAGCTGCAGTTCAACCAGCACCGTATCCTGCGCCAGATCCACCGTCTGCCCGGCTGCCACACGATTAACGAGATCGCGATTCTCAACGGTTGA
- a CDS encoding glycosyltransferase, whose product MKFSVVTPCFNAMRFLPDTVASVRHALAGRDYEHVVADGGSTDGTVDFLRDQPDLNWRSEPDGGMYEALNKAVSRASGEVIGHLNTDEQYNRAGLQAALDIFESDPSVDAVFSPTVMVDAEGEFIQLFKQVVVPRVIDTHWHMPVQSCSLLYRRRCWEREPYDTSYRLVADHVWFRHQMERGMKLACVPEPIGIFTWHADNLSSSEGKTSGEDALADIDRKSMRIKLAKDTYRLRKWLAGGYKPTPVRYEQFHQGKLETHTVERPCLKVRRDLRGG is encoded by the coding sequence ATGAAGTTTAGTGTCGTCACCCCTTGTTTCAATGCCATGCGTTTCCTGCCGGATACGGTGGCCTCGGTGCGCCATGCGCTGGCCGGGCGCGACTACGAGCACGTGGTCGCCGATGGTGGCAGCACAGACGGAACGGTGGACTTTCTGCGTGATCAGCCGGACCTCAACTGGCGCTCTGAGCCGGACGGCGGCATGTACGAGGCGCTGAACAAGGCCGTCTCGCGGGCCAGCGGAGAGGTCATCGGCCACCTCAATACCGACGAGCAGTACAACCGGGCGGGCTTGCAGGCGGCGCTGGACATTTTTGAGAGTGACCCGTCTGTCGATGCGGTCTTTAGCCCCACCGTGATGGTCGATGCCGAGGGGGAGTTTATCCAGCTGTTTAAGCAGGTGGTGGTGCCTCGTGTGATCGACACGCATTGGCATATGCCCGTGCAGTCCTGCTCGCTGCTCTACCGTCGGCGCTGCTGGGAGCGCGAGCCCTACGATACCTCCTACCGACTGGTGGCCGACCATGTGTGGTTCCGGCACCAGATGGAGCGCGGGATGAAGCTGGCCTGCGTGCCCGAGCCGATCGGTATCTTTACCTGGCACGCGGATAACCTTAGCAGCTCCGAGGGCAAGACCTCGGGCGAGGACGCGCTGGCCGACATCGACCGCAAGTCCATGCGCATCAAGCTGGCCAAGGACACCTACCGGCTGCGCAAGTGGTTGGCCGGAGGCTACAAGCCTACGCCGGTGCGCTACGAGCAGTTTCATCAAGGGAAGCTGGAAACGCACACCGTAGAGCGCCCCTGCCTGAAGGTCCGTCGTGACCTGCGCGGGGGCTAG